Proteins encoded together in one bacterium window:
- a CDS encoding ParA family protein, giving the protein MKTIAIANHKGGVGKSGAAVCLAGALRERGLRVLVVDLDQQATATEWLGLRSPGELPDDEPYGSALCQAVSHAWPLADLVRTSPVELDVVPCGSGFASFDRCVSGQLAAERLLARSMSQLPEEWDLVLLDCPPSLGLVTVNALVASDYLLIPVEPKSASRTPILTILRLAQDVQAQLNENLELLGIVVSRMQPRLQHRQVESWLRELFGVDVLDGVIRESTHVGESHAFQRPVNQYMPASIGAVDFREVGAELLSRIAAAQEEGRREVRIYAS; this is encoded by the coding sequence ATGAAAACCATAGCCATTGCCAACCACAAGGGGGGAGTCGGTAAGAGCGGTGCCGCAGTCTGTCTCGCAGGCGCGCTTCGCGAACGCGGTCTCCGAGTCCTGGTCGTCGACCTGGACCAGCAAGCGACTGCAACGGAATGGCTCGGGCTTCGAAGTCCGGGGGAGCTTCCAGACGATGAGCCGTACGGCTCTGCGCTCTGTCAGGCAGTGTCACATGCCTGGCCGCTCGCCGACCTTGTTCGAACGAGTCCGGTAGAGCTCGATGTTGTTCCGTGCGGGAGCGGGTTCGCCTCGTTCGACCGGTGTGTTTCGGGGCAGCTCGCGGCCGAGCGGCTGCTCGCACGGTCGATGTCGCAACTTCCCGAGGAGTGGGACCTTGTTCTCTTGGATTGCCCGCCGAGTCTTGGCCTCGTGACGGTGAACGCACTCGTCGCGTCGGACTATCTGCTCATTCCGGTTGAACCGAAATCCGCGAGTCGGACCCCGATCCTGACGATCCTCCGGCTGGCACAGGACGTTCAGGCTCAACTGAATGAAAACTTGGAGTTGCTCGGAATCGTCGTTTCCCGAATGCAGCCGCGACTCCAGCATCGCCAAGTCGAATCGTGGCTACGCGAGCTATTCGGGGTGGATGTGCTCGATGGCGTGATTCGAGAGAGCACGCATGTTGGCGAATCCCATGCGTTTCAGCGGCCGGTCAACCAATACATGCCCGCTAGTATCGGCGCGGTCGATTTTCGTGAGGTGGGTGCCGAGTTACTCAGCCGCATCGCTGCAGCTCAGGAGGAGGGGCGAAGGGAGGTTCGAATCTATGCCTCCTAG
- a CDS encoding NYN domain-containing protein, which produces MKNRTIVYVDGFNLFYGALRGTSEAWLDLERLFRLLLPHDDLRRVRFFSALMMGHERIAQRTHLRALETTPLVEVTLGRFKTRRVRCRVAGCSMAGPRRFAWPEEKRTDVTIGITMVDDAYQDECDRLILVSGDSDLVPALALIRKRFPEKEIVVYVPARHPDRGAAVELRGAAHRARLLPLQVLKHAQFPDVVIDARGRRIRKPADWNSRA; this is translated from the coding sequence TTGAAGAACCGCACAATTGTCTACGTCGATGGATTCAATCTCTTCTATGGAGCCCTGCGAGGCACGTCTGAGGCATGGCTCGACCTAGAGCGGTTGTTTCGCCTTCTCCTGCCGCATGATGACCTGCGCAGGGTCCGCTTTTTCTCCGCACTCATGATGGGGCACGAGCGGATTGCTCAGAGGACGCATCTTCGAGCGCTCGAGACCACACCACTCGTTGAAGTGACGCTTGGCCGGTTCAAGACGCGGCGGGTTCGATGTCGGGTCGCGGGGTGCTCGATGGCAGGGCCCAGGCGGTTCGCATGGCCCGAAGAGAAGCGAACGGACGTGACGATCGGCATCACGATGGTCGATGACGCCTATCAGGATGAATGTGATCGGCTGATTCTGGTGAGCGGGGATTCGGACCTGGTGCCGGCGCTCGCGCTCATTCGGAAACGGTTTCCCGAGAAAGAAATCGTCGTCTATGTGCCGGCGCGCCATCCAGACCGGGGCGCGGCGGTCGAACTGAGAGGCGCCGCACACCGGGCCCGACTTCTGCCGCTCCAGGTTCTCAAACACGCTCAGTTCCCAGACGTCGTCATCGACGCCCGTGGCCGACGCATTCGGAAGCCCGCCGATTGGAATTCCCGCGCATGA
- a CDS encoding type I restriction-modification system subunit M has translation MAQIDNTAAIEKRLWTAADTLRANSNYASNEYFLPVMGLVFLRHAYSRYLGVKDEIEVSLPSRGGKKRAPTKEDFSQKSAIFLRPKAQFDHLVALTDSDDRAKAIVDAMESIEADYDTLRGVLPKAEYQELDNDVLGQLLRSLNPEELKTAKGDVFGRIYEYFLTQFADLKAHDNGEFFTPISLVALIANVLEPEHGTVLDPACGSGGMFVQSAHFVEQHDASPRELTFRGLEKNATTIRLAKMNLAVHGLEGDIQRAITYYEDPHELIGKADFVMANPPFNVDEVDAEKVKSDPRLPFGLPGVNKEGKVSNGNYLWISYFHSYLSEKGRAGFVMSSQASSAGRDEAKVRRKLIESGDVDLMVAIRPNFFYTRTVPCELWFLNRDKPKARRDQVLMLDARNIYRKVTRKIYDFSPEQIENLLAVVWLSRGEGKRFLEVVASRLERMLAEGANCFGAKASEGDGAPVPQHLEALASLRRETDPFLTTLDAGAPHAETLGELDSVLATFRADVETYEKALAKERTAWAKKAPGTAKALVQAVERMAPLAETSRDLVKQADLLTKLAGRLIDTCEGELDARESKVWSARDITRARKAADSARHAAVEQLKQVRYFHRQTEWLTDRFPDAEFRDVEGLVKLVDRAELEANDWSLTPGRYVGVAPEEEDEDFDFEETLRDIHVELAGLNSEAVELAEKIAKNFEELGV, from the coding sequence GTGGCACAGATCGACAACACTGCAGCGATTGAGAAAAGACTCTGGACCGCGGCCGACACCCTGCGGGCCAATTCCAACTACGCCAGCAACGAGTATTTCCTCCCAGTCATGGGCCTCGTCTTCCTGAGACACGCCTACAGCCGCTACTTGGGCGTAAAGGACGAGATCGAAGTCAGCCTCCCCTCCAGAGGCGGAAAGAAGCGGGCTCCGACCAAAGAGGACTTTTCCCAGAAGAGCGCCATTTTCCTCCGTCCGAAAGCCCAGTTCGACCACCTGGTCGCGCTCACCGACAGCGACGACCGCGCCAAAGCCATCGTCGACGCGATGGAATCCATCGAGGCCGATTACGACACGCTCCGAGGTGTTTTGCCGAAGGCGGAATACCAGGAGCTCGACAACGACGTCCTTGGGCAACTGCTGCGCTCGCTGAATCCAGAAGAGCTGAAGACGGCCAAAGGCGACGTCTTCGGTCGCATCTACGAATACTTCCTCACGCAGTTCGCCGACCTGAAGGCGCACGATAACGGCGAGTTCTTTACTCCGATTTCACTCGTCGCACTGATCGCGAACGTGCTCGAGCCCGAGCACGGAACAGTGCTCGACCCGGCCTGCGGTTCGGGCGGGATGTTCGTCCAGAGCGCGCACTTCGTAGAGCAACACGATGCGAGCCCGAGGGAACTCACCTTCCGCGGACTCGAGAAGAATGCGACGACGATTCGCCTGGCGAAAATGAACCTCGCGGTTCATGGCCTCGAGGGCGATATCCAGCGAGCCATCACCTACTACGAAGACCCGCATGAGCTCATCGGCAAGGCCGACTTCGTGATGGCGAACCCGCCGTTTAACGTCGACGAGGTCGATGCCGAAAAGGTGAAGAGCGACCCGCGGCTTCCCTTTGGCCTTCCAGGCGTGAACAAGGAAGGCAAGGTCTCAAACGGGAACTACCTGTGGATTAGTTACTTCCACAGCTACCTGAGCGAGAAGGGACGGGCTGGATTTGTGATGTCGTCCCAGGCCTCGAGTGCCGGACGCGACGAAGCCAAGGTTCGCCGCAAGCTCATTGAGTCGGGCGATGTCGACCTGATGGTGGCCATCCGTCCGAATTTCTTTTACACGCGAACCGTTCCCTGTGAGCTCTGGTTTCTGAATCGCGATAAGCCGAAGGCCCGCCGCGACCAAGTGCTGATGCTCGATGCGCGCAACATCTACCGCAAGGTGACCCGAAAGATTTATGACTTCAGCCCCGAGCAGATCGAGAATCTCCTGGCCGTCGTCTGGCTCTCTCGCGGCGAAGGCAAGCGCTTCCTTGAAGTCGTCGCCTCGCGCCTCGAGCGCATGCTCGCTGAGGGTGCGAACTGCTTCGGAGCTAAGGCTTCGGAAGGGGACGGCGCCCCTGTTCCGCAGCACCTCGAGGCGCTCGCGTCCCTTCGCAGGGAAACGGACCCCTTCCTGACGACCCTCGACGCTGGTGCTCCGCATGCCGAGACGCTCGGCGAACTCGACAGCGTGCTCGCGACGTTTCGGGCCGACGTCGAGACCTACGAAAAGGCACTCGCAAAGGAACGAACAGCATGGGCCAAGAAGGCGCCCGGGACGGCCAAGGCGCTGGTCCAGGCTGTTGAGCGGATGGCGCCGCTCGCTGAGACGAGCCGCGACCTGGTCAAACAGGCGGACCTTCTCACCAAGCTCGCTGGCCGCTTGATTGACACCTGCGAAGGTGAGCTTGACGCGCGCGAGAGCAAGGTGTGGTCAGCTCGTGACATCACGCGGGCGCGAAAGGCGGCGGACAGTGCCCGCCACGCCGCCGTCGAGCAGCTGAAGCAGGTTCGATATTTCCACCGCCAGACGGAATGGTTGACCGACCGCTTTCCGGACGCCGAATTCCGAGACGTCGAAGGGCTTGTGAAGCTCGTCGACCGTGCCGAGCTCGAGGCCAACGACTGGAGCCTCACACCGGGCCGCTATGTCGGTGTCGCACCAGAAGAAGAGGACGAGGACTTCGACTTTGAGGAAACGCTTCGCGACATCCACGTGGAACTCGCCGGCCTGAATTCTGAGGCGGTCGAGCTTGCTGAAAAGATCGCCAAAAACTTCGAGGAGCTCGGGGTTTGA
- a CDS encoding restriction endonuclease subunit S — translation MSWRRTPLGEHIDLISGPAFKSAHFTADPEDVPLVKGENLGQGQILWAKSKYWPRADTEKYERFFLEPHDVVLAMDRPWVPAGLKFAAVPPDAPRALLVQRVARIRPASSLTSAFLRYVIASPEFCAYVKNIMGGVGVPHISGDQIRRFEFSLPPLPEQHAIADLLSAYDDLIQNNRRRIQLLELSVRLLFKEWFVHLRFPGHEHVKIVDGVPEGWARRSLNDVADFRLGKMLDQKKNKGEPRPYLANKNVRWGEFDFSELREMRFEESETEKYGLKHGDILMCEGGEPGRCAIWRNQLPGMMFQKALHRIRPSGGLDSRFLFHSLLFKGRTGRLAGLFTGATIKHLPREKLAKVEIDIPTVRLMELFLENAGPLEDQINVLQTGIRRASAARDLLLPRLMSGEIAA, via the coding sequence TTGAGCTGGCGAAGGACACCTCTCGGTGAGCATATCGACCTCATCTCGGGCCCAGCCTTCAAAAGCGCCCACTTCACCGCAGACCCTGAAGATGTACCTCTCGTAAAGGGCGAAAACCTAGGGCAGGGTCAAATTCTCTGGGCGAAATCCAAGTACTGGCCCCGAGCCGACACAGAAAAGTACGAGAGGTTCTTTCTTGAGCCCCACGATGTAGTGCTCGCAATGGACCGACCTTGGGTTCCTGCCGGACTGAAATTTGCGGCAGTCCCCCCCGACGCTCCTCGAGCATTACTGGTCCAGCGAGTTGCTCGTATCAGGCCAGCGAGCAGCCTAACCTCTGCGTTTCTAAGGTATGTAATCGCGTCTCCGGAGTTCTGTGCCTATGTCAAGAACATAATGGGTGGGGTCGGAGTTCCGCACATTAGCGGCGACCAGATTCGCCGCTTTGAGTTTTCACTGCCACCGCTTCCAGAGCAGCACGCAATCGCGGACTTACTTTCCGCCTACGACGACCTGATCCAGAACAACCGCCGCCGGATCCAGCTTCTTGAGCTTTCGGTGCGGCTGCTCTTCAAGGAGTGGTTCGTCCACCTGCGATTTCCGGGCCACGAGCACGTCAAGATCGTCGACGGTGTCCCGGAGGGCTGGGCGCGTAGGTCGCTCAACGATGTCGCTGACTTCCGTCTCGGCAAGATGCTCGACCAGAAGAAGAATAAGGGCGAACCGAGGCCATATCTCGCGAACAAGAACGTGCGGTGGGGCGAGTTCGATTTCTCGGAGTTGCGCGAGATGCGCTTTGAAGAGAGCGAGACCGAGAAATACGGTCTGAAGCACGGCGACATCCTTATGTGCGAGGGCGGTGAGCCGGGGCGATGCGCGATATGGAGAAACCAGCTTCCTGGAATGATGTTTCAGAAGGCGCTGCACCGTATTCGACCGTCCGGAGGTCTGGACTCTCGATTTTTGTTCCACAGCTTGCTCTTCAAGGGAAGAACAGGTCGACTAGCGGGCCTCTTTACAGGTGCGACGATCAAGCATCTCCCGCGCGAGAAGCTCGCCAAAGTCGAGATCGATATCCCGACGGTGAGGCTGATGGAACTCTTCCTCGAGAACGCCGGTCCGCTTGAAGACCAGATCAATGTGCTGCAAACCGGGATTCGGCGCGCGTCAGCGGCCCGGGACCTATTGCTCCCCCGCCTGATGTCGGGAGAGATCGCCGCATGA
- a CDS encoding type I restriction endonuclease subunit R: MTPPLTEDSLVQQTTADYLRVVLGWESVYAYNNETFGPESTLGRASDRDVVLTRYFREALVRLNPDLPDDAYDEGVRQVVEVSAAQTALAINREKHDLLREGITVAFRNAKGEREKRRLSVFDFAEPTNNHFLAVRELWVRGALYRRRADIVGFVNGVPLLFVELKNVHKDIRAAYNKNLADYKDTVPHLFHHNAVILLANGIDGKLGSLSSRYEHFHEWKRLAEDEPGVVNMETLLKAVCTKENFLDLFENFIVFDDSTGAPVKIVARNHQVLGVNRALEAVRDREARDGKLGVFWHTQGSGKSYSMVFLTRKVHRKLGGNFTFVVATDRDDLDTQIYKTFAGCGLVDNDRDPCRAGSGEHLTELLGQHKAYVFTLVQKFNREVKSEADVYSTRGDIIVITDEAHRTQYGMLALNMRNALPNASYMGFTGTPLFKDDEITRKVFGDYISTYDFKRAVDDNATVPLYYDARGERLALATDDLNERIAEKLEELATDDLDAQQRLEAELRREYHIITAGSRLEQVARDFVEHYSTAWETGKAMLVCIDKVTCVRMHGLIEQFWDERVAQLEAELPSVTDEQEELSRRRQLDWMRETRAAVVVSEEQGEVEKFRRWDLEIEPHRRLLKEGFDLPDGSRIDLETAFKKDEHPFRIAVVCAMWLTGFDVPSLSTLYLDKPLKAHTLMQAIARANRVHEGKNNGLIVDYCGILKNLRKALATFASTADAGRGGEGEEDDQDPTRPQEDLLADLAESIAFVRAYLDERGASLDAIINETSFVRIAAIVAAKEAANENDESRKRFEVMCREVFKKFKACINQRPAINAHRPARDAVDIIYKSLQEDREKADITDILRALHEVVDQAVETRAVREVPEPGEPYDISRIDFDRLRAEFERSPAKNTTVQNLRQAIEDRLGQLLAQNPLRTDFQQHYEELVADYNREKDRLTIEATFEALLRFIEELSDEDQRAMREGLDEESLAIFDLIKKPDLGANEVEQVKTVAVELLTTLKAEKLRVDQWREKESTRDAVRVEIRDFLWSDGTGLPIDAYGEDEVTERSEDVYRHVFRAYPTVPSPFYSEVA; encoded by the coding sequence ATGACGCCGCCGCTGACCGAGGACTCGTTGGTCCAGCAAACCACCGCGGATTATCTCCGTGTCGTGCTCGGTTGGGAATCGGTCTACGCCTACAACAACGAGACCTTCGGGCCTGAGAGTACGCTGGGACGCGCCTCCGACCGCGATGTCGTGCTCACGCGCTATTTCCGCGAAGCTCTCGTCCGACTGAATCCGGACCTTCCGGACGACGCGTACGACGAAGGAGTGCGCCAAGTCGTCGAGGTAAGCGCAGCGCAGACCGCGCTTGCGATCAATCGCGAGAAGCACGACCTGCTCCGCGAAGGCATCACCGTCGCGTTCCGGAACGCGAAGGGCGAGCGCGAGAAGCGCCGCCTGAGCGTCTTCGACTTCGCTGAGCCAACGAACAACCATTTTCTTGCGGTCCGCGAGCTTTGGGTGCGCGGAGCACTCTACCGACGCCGGGCCGACATTGTCGGCTTCGTCAACGGCGTCCCGCTCTTGTTTGTCGAGCTCAAGAACGTCCATAAGGACATTCGCGCGGCCTACAACAAGAACCTTGCCGACTATAAAGACACCGTCCCACACCTCTTTCACCACAACGCCGTGATTCTGCTCGCGAACGGCATCGACGGAAAGCTCGGCTCGCTCTCGAGTCGCTACGAGCACTTCCACGAGTGGAAGCGGCTCGCCGAAGACGAGCCAGGCGTCGTCAACATGGAGACGCTCCTCAAGGCGGTGTGCACGAAGGAGAACTTTCTCGACCTCTTCGAGAACTTCATTGTCTTTGACGATTCGACGGGGGCGCCCGTCAAGATTGTCGCTCGCAACCACCAGGTGCTCGGCGTGAACCGGGCGCTCGAGGCCGTCCGCGACCGCGAAGCCCGCGACGGAAAGCTTGGCGTGTTCTGGCATACCCAGGGTTCGGGCAAGAGCTACTCGATGGTCTTTCTCACGCGAAAGGTCCACCGAAAGCTCGGTGGGAACTTCACCTTCGTCGTCGCAACCGACCGCGACGACCTCGATACCCAGATTTACAAGACCTTCGCTGGCTGCGGCCTGGTCGACAATGACCGCGACCCTTGCCGGGCCGGCAGCGGTGAGCACTTGACCGAGCTTCTCGGTCAGCACAAGGCCTATGTCTTCACGCTCGTCCAGAAGTTCAATCGGGAGGTCAAGTCCGAGGCCGACGTTTACTCGACGCGCGGAGACATCATCGTCATCACCGATGAAGCGCACCGCACGCAGTACGGAATGCTCGCGCTCAATATGCGAAACGCGCTCCCGAACGCGAGCTACATGGGATTCACGGGCACTCCGCTCTTCAAAGACGACGAGATTACGCGGAAGGTCTTCGGCGATTACATTTCGACCTACGACTTCAAGCGCGCCGTCGACGACAACGCGACCGTGCCCCTCTACTACGACGCCCGCGGCGAGCGCCTAGCGCTCGCCACGGACGACCTGAACGAACGCATCGCCGAGAAGCTCGAGGAGCTTGCGACCGATGACCTCGACGCACAGCAGCGCCTCGAAGCCGAGCTCCGGCGCGAGTATCACATCATCACCGCCGGAAGCCGGCTGGAGCAAGTCGCTCGCGACTTCGTCGAGCACTACTCGACGGCCTGGGAGACGGGAAAGGCGATGCTCGTCTGCATCGACAAGGTCACCTGCGTCCGCATGCACGGACTCATCGAGCAGTTTTGGGACGAGCGCGTCGCCCAGCTCGAGGCCGAACTACCCAGCGTCACCGACGAGCAGGAAGAGCTTTCCCGCCGGCGGCAACTCGACTGGATGCGCGAGACGCGGGCCGCAGTCGTCGTAAGCGAGGAGCAGGGCGAGGTGGAAAAGTTCCGACGCTGGGACCTCGAAATCGAGCCCCACCGCCGGCTCCTCAAGGAAGGCTTTGACCTGCCCGATGGCTCACGCATCGACCTCGAGACGGCCTTCAAGAAGGACGAACATCCGTTTCGGATTGCCGTGGTTTGCGCCATGTGGCTCACGGGCTTCGACGTGCCGAGCTTGTCGACGCTCTACCTCGACAAGCCGCTCAAGGCCCACACACTCATGCAGGCGATTGCGCGAGCGAACCGCGTGCATGAGGGCAAGAACAACGGCCTTATTGTCGACTACTGCGGAATTCTCAAGAATCTGCGAAAAGCGCTCGCGACTTTTGCCAGCACGGCCGACGCCGGCCGCGGAGGGGAAGGCGAAGAAGACGACCAGGACCCGACCCGACCGCAAGAAGATCTGCTCGCCGACCTGGCCGAATCAATCGCGTTTGTTCGGGCTTATCTAGACGAACGCGGCGCCTCACTCGACGCGATTATCAACGAGACGAGTTTCGTGCGCATTGCGGCCATCGTCGCGGCGAAGGAGGCCGCGAATGAGAACGATGAATCGCGCAAGCGCTTCGAGGTGATGTGCCGAGAGGTCTTCAAGAAGTTCAAGGCCTGTATCAATCAGCGCCCCGCAATCAACGCCCATCGCCCTGCCCGGGACGCCGTCGACATCATCTACAAGAGCCTCCAGGAAGACCGCGAGAAGGCGGACATCACCGACATCTTGCGAGCACTCCACGAGGTGGTCGATCAGGCCGTCGAGACCCGCGCGGTGCGCGAGGTCCCCGAACCCGGCGAGCCCTACGACATCAGCCGCATCGACTTTGATCGCTTGCGCGCTGAGTTCGAGCGTAGCCCCGCGAAGAACACCACGGTTCAGAACCTTCGCCAGGCGATCGAAGATCGGTTGGGGCAGCTGCTTGCGCAGAATCCGTTGCGCACTGATTTCCAGCAGCACTACGAAGAGCTTGTCGCCGACTACAACCGCGAGAAGGACCGGCTCACGATTGAAGCCACTTTCGAAGCCTTGTTGCGCTTCATCGAGGAACTGAGCGACGAGGACCAGCGCGCGATGCGAGAAGGCCTCGATGAGGAGTCGCTCGCGATCTTCGATTTGATCAAGAAGCCGGACCTCGGAGCAAACGAAGTCGAGCAGGTGAAGACGGTCGCAGTAGAGCTCCTGACGACACTCAAAGCCGAAAAGCTGCGCGTCGATCAGTGGCGAGAGAAGGAGTCAACTCGCGACGCGGTGCGTGTCGAGATTCGGGACTTCCTTTGGAGCGACGGGACTGGCTTGCCGATTGACGCCTACGGGGAAGATGAGGTGACTGAGCGCTCCGAGGATGTGTACCGGCACGTGTTCAGAGCGTATCCGACGGTGCCGTCGCCGTTCTACAGCGAAGTGGCGTAG
- a CDS encoding MBL fold metallo-hydrolase: MGYEIDFLPAGGGSHSGDAITLRFGNLYGTRQEQTVIVIDGGFKSTGEKLVEHIRTTYGTAIVDLVISTHPDSDHTNGLAVVLEELEVKNLAMHQPWKHTEDIADLFKDGRVTNNSVSEHLQRSLESAKTLEEIAQSKGIPIIEPFEGTTGWDGTVRVVGPSVEYYESLLPEFRGTPDAASPTTVVGKAARGLMDFVRTVAEGFGIETLGDDGETSAENNSSVILLLSVNGQTALLMGDAGMPALTRAADYLDSIGFNSDTLQLIQVPHHGSRRNVGPTILDRLLGPRLDRDQKLRTALVSCAPDGAPKHPAKKVTNAFRRRGAWVYEVKSATTHHSRDAPDRGWVQAVPTPVYDVVEE; this comes from the coding sequence TTGGGATACGAAATCGACTTCTTGCCTGCCGGTGGCGGGTCACACAGCGGAGATGCAATCACCCTGCGCTTCGGGAACCTCTATGGCACTCGCCAAGAACAAACGGTCATCGTCATCGACGGCGGCTTCAAATCCACTGGCGAAAAACTTGTCGAACACATTAGGACCACCTACGGCACCGCGATCGTGGACCTAGTGATTTCGACGCACCCCGATTCCGACCATACGAATGGTCTTGCTGTCGTGCTGGAGGAGCTCGAGGTCAAGAATCTCGCAATGCACCAACCGTGGAAGCACACCGAAGATATCGCCGACTTGTTCAAGGACGGGCGGGTCACCAACAATAGCGTCAGCGAGCACCTACAGCGCTCACTTGAGTCGGCAAAGACCCTCGAAGAGATTGCCCAGTCGAAGGGCATTCCTATTATTGAGCCCTTCGAGGGGACAACGGGTTGGGATGGCACCGTCCGGGTCGTCGGACCCTCAGTTGAATACTACGAATCGCTACTTCCAGAGTTCAGAGGAACCCCCGACGCTGCCTCGCCAACAACAGTCGTCGGAAAGGCTGCTCGAGGCCTGATGGATTTCGTCCGCACAGTGGCTGAAGGATTCGGAATCGAAACCTTAGGTGACGACGGTGAAACCAGCGCCGAGAACAACTCGAGCGTCATCCTGCTCCTTTCCGTCAACGGACAGACCGCTCTGCTGATGGGGGACGCTGGAATGCCGGCACTCACTCGGGCCGCCGACTACCTTGACTCCATCGGATTTAACAGCGACACCCTTCAGTTGATTCAGGTGCCGCATCACGGGAGCCGCCGAAACGTTGGGCCCACGATTCTCGACCGTCTGCTCGGTCCCCGCCTGGACAGAGACCAGAAGCTCAGAACTGCGCTTGTGTCCTGCGCGCCTGACGGAGCGCCGAAGCACCCAGCGAAGAAGGTCACGAACGCCTTCCGAAGGCGTGGCGCTTGGGTCTACGAGGTGAAGTCAGCGACGACGCACCATTCCCGCGACGCACCTGACCGGGGCTGGGTCCAAGCTGTCCCCACGCCGGTCTACGACGTGGTGGAGGAGTAG